In the Drosophila takahashii strain IR98-3 E-12201 chromosome 3R, DtakHiC1v2, whole genome shotgun sequence genome, one interval contains:
- the SMC1 gene encoding structural maintenance of chromosomes protein 1A, with protein MADDEDEVSHRMAPAPIRKPDDETAFLEYIEMENFKSYRGHIVVGPLKQFNAVIGPNGSGKSNFMDAISFVMGEKTSSLRVKRLNDLIHGSSIGKPVSRSCYVTAKFVLNHDKHMDFQRAVISGSSEYRINGESVASSTYLNKLEKIGINVKAKNFLVFQGAVENIAMKTPKERTALFEEISGSGLLKDDYNRLKQEMIVAEEETQFTYQKKKGIAAERKEAKHEKMEADRYTRLQNEYNEKQVEYQLFRLFHVERDIRKFTGDLEVRQQEVKVVEQRKEAADEILREKKKDAGKITRDLAKIDQEIREFETQMNKRRPLYIKAKEKVTHCKKKLVSLQKTLETAREADNAHQSDIRKLEKQLADVEALKKRFEDEIENESQRRGKSVNMEEGLVQEYDRLKQEAEATATQYRSELDSVNREQKSEQDTLDGETNRRASVEESFKKLTLQREEAVKRRDKLMDHIKSSQAALEEQNRIKDELRRDVGTSKEKIAEKQRELEDVRDQLGDAKSDKHEDARRKKKQEVVELFKKQVPGVYDRMINMCQPTHKRYNVAVTKVLGKFMEAIIVDTEKTARHCIQILKEQMLEVETFLPLDYLQVKPLKERLRNISDPRNVRLVFDVLKFEPQEIERAVLFATGNALVCETPEDAMKVAYEIDRSRFDALALDGTFYQKSGLISGGSHDLARKAKRWDEKHMAQLKMQKERLQEELKELVKKSRKQSELATVESQIKGLENRLKYSMVDLESSKKSIGQYDNQLKQVQTQLDDFGPKINEIERRMQNREEHIQEIKENMNNVEDKVYASFCRRLGVKNIRQYEERELVMQQERARKRAEFEQQIDSINSQLDFEKQKDTKKNVERWERSVQDEEDALEGLKTAEARYLKEIDEDKEKMEKFKQEKQAKKQAVDDMEEDISKARRDVANLAKEIHNVGSHLSSVESKIEAKKNERQNILLQAKTDCIVVPLLRGSLDDAVRQSDADVASTSQAAAMDNLIEVDFSSLPREYAKLKDDSGFKKAHELLQKDLQSKLDVLERIQTPNMKAMQKLDAVTEKVQSTNEEFENARKKAKKAKAAFERVKNERSSRFVACCQHISDAIDGIYKKLARNEAAQAYIGPDNPEEPYLDGINYNCVAPGKRFQPMNNLSGGEKTIAALALLFSTHSFQPAPFFVLDEIDAALDNTNIGKVASFIRDHTTNLQTIVISLKEEFYGHADALVGITPGEGDCLVSNVYIMDLTMFEDT; from the exons ATGGCCGACGACGAGGATGAGGTGTCCCACCGGATGGCGCCGGCGCCCATCCGCAAGCCGGACGACGAGACGGCCTTCCTGGAGTACATCGAAATGGAGAACTTCAAGTCCTACCGCGGCCACATAGTAGTGGGTCCGCTCAAGCAATTCAACGCGGTGATCGGGCCGAACGGATCGGGCAAGTCCAACTTCATGGACGCCATCAGTTTCGTGATGGGCGAGAAGACGAGCAGCTTGCGGGTGAAGCGCCTGAACGACCTCATCCACGGCTCCTCCATTGGCAAGCCCGTTTCGCGCAGCTGCTATGTGACGGCCAAGTTTGTGCTCAACCACGACAAGCACATGGACTTCCAGCGGGCCGTGATCAGCGGTTCCTCGGAGTACCGCATAAATGGAGAG AGCGTTGCTAGCAGCACTTACCTAAACAAGCTGGAGAAGATTGGCATCAATGTGAAGGCCAAGAACTTTCTGGTGTTCCAGGGGGCGGTGGAGAACATAGCCATGAAGACGCCCAAGGAACGCACGGCTTTGTTTGAGGAAATCAGCGG TTCTGGCCTGCTCAAGGATGACTACAATCGCCTGAAACAGGAAATGATTGTGGCCGAGGAGGAGACACAGTTCACAtaccaaaagaaaaagggCATCGCGGCGGAAAGAAAGGAGGCCAAGCACGAGAAGATGGAGGCCGATCGCTATACCCGCCTGCAAAACGAATAT AATGAGAAACAAGTTGAATACCAACTCTTCAGACTTTTCCACGTGGAGCGGGACATTCGCAAGTTCACCGGGGATTTAGAGGTCCGCCAGCAGGAGGTGAAGGTGGTGGAGCAGCGGAAAGAAGCCGCCGATGAGATACTgcgggaaaaaaagaaagacgCTGGAAAGATCACTCGAGACCTGGCCAAAATCGACCAGGAGATCCGCGAGTTCGAGACGCAGATGAACAAACGCCGACCGCTGTACATCAAGGCCAAGGAGAAGGTGACGCACTGCAAGAAGAAGCTCGTTTCGCTGCAAAAGACCCTGGAGACGGCCCGCGAGGCGGACAATGCCCACCAGTCGGACATCAGGAAACTCGAAAAGCAGCTGGCCGATGTGGAGGCCCTGAAGAAGCGCTTCGAGGACGAGATCGAGAACGAATCGCAGCGACGCGGCAAGAGCGTCAACATGGAGGAGGGCCTGGTGCAGGAGTACGATCGTTTAAAGCAGGAGGCGGAGGCCACGGCCACCCAGTACCGTTCCGAGCTGGACTCGGTGAACCGGGAACAAAAGTCCGAGCAGGACACGCTCGATGGCGAGACCAATCGACGCGCCTCCGTGGAGGAATCCTTCAAGAAGCTCACCCTACAGCGCGAGGAAGCTGTAAAGCGTCGCGACAAGCTGATGGATCACATCAAATCCTCGCAGGCTGCCCTGGAGGAGCAGAACAGGATCAAGGACGAGCTCCGGCGAGATGTGGGCACCTCCAAGGAGAAGATTGCCGAAAAGCAACGCGAGCTGGAGGATGTGCGCGACCAACTGGGCGATGCCAAGAGCGACAAGCACGAGGATGCGCGGCGCAAGAAGAAGCAGGAGGTGGTGGAGCTGTTCAAGAAGCAGGTTCCCGGGGTCTACGACCGCATGATTAACATGTGTCAGCCCACGCACAAGCGTTATAACGTAGCCGTCACCAAAGTGCTGGGCAAGTTCATGGAGGCCATCATTGTGGACACCGAGAAGACAGCTCGACACTGCATTCAG ATTTTAAAAGAGCAAATGCTGGAAGTGGAAACCTTCCTGCCCTTGGACTATCTGCAAGTGAAGCCGCTGAAGGAGCGTCTGCGCAACATCAGCGATCCGCGCAACGTACGATTGGTCTTCGATGTGCTCAAATTCGAGCCGCAAGAGATTGAACGCGCCGTCCTCTTCGCCACCGGCAATGCTCTCGTCTGCGAGACTCCCGAGGATGCGATGAAGGTGGCCTATGAGATCGACCGTTCGCGCTTCGATGCTTTGGCTCTGGATGGAACCTTCTATCAGAAATCGGGTCTCATTTCCGGCGGCAGTCACGATTTGGCGCGCAAGGCAAAGCGTTGGGACGAGAAGCACATGGCCCAGCTGAAAATGCAGAAGGAACGCCTGCAGGAGGAGCTCAAGGAGCTGGTGAAGAAGTCGCGGAAGCAGAGCGAGCTCGCCACTGTGGAATCGCAGATCAAGGGCTTAGAGAACAGGCTTAAGTACAGTATGGTCGATTTGGAGTCCTCCAAGAAGTCAATTGGTCAGTATGACAACCAGCTGAAGCAGGTGCAAACCCAGTTGGATGATTTCGGG CCCAAGATCAACGAGATCGAGCGTCGTATGCAGAACCGCGAGGAGCACATCCAGGAGATTAAGGAAAACATGAACAATGTGGAGGACAAGGTGTACGCCTCCTTCTGCCGCCGCCTGGGCGTGAAGAACATCCGGCAGTACGAGGAGCGGGAGCTGGTCATGCAGCAGGAGCGAGCGCGAAAGCGGGCCGAGTTCGAGCAGCAGATAGATTCCATTAACTCGCAGCTGGACTTTGAGAAACAGAAGGATACGAAAA AGAACGTTGAGCGTTGGGAGCGCAGCGTGCAGGACGAGGAGGATGCCTTGGAGGGCCTCAAAACGGCTGAGGCGCGCTATTTAAAGGAAATCGACGAGGACAAGGAGAAGATGGAAAAGTTCAAGCAGGAGAAGCAGGCCAAAAAGCAGGCCGTGGATGACATGGAGGAGGATATTTCAAAAGCTCGGCGGGATGTGGCAAATTTGGCTAAGGAAATCCATAATGTGGGTAGCCACTTATCCTCCGTGGAGTCGAAGATCGAGGCCAAGAAAAACGAACGACAGAACATACTGTTGCAAGCCAAA ACCGATTGCATTGTGGTGCCATTGTTGCGCGGCTCGCTGGACGATGCGGTGCGACAAAGCGATGCGGACGTTGCATCCACCTCTCAAGCAGCAGCAATGGATAATCT TATTGAGGTGGATTTTTCATCGCTACCACGAGAATACGCCAAGCTGAAGGATGACTCCGGCTTCAAAAAGGCCCACGAGTTGCTGCAAAAGGACCTGCAAAGTAAACTGGACGTCCTGGAGCGCATACAGACGCCGAACATGAAGGCCATGCAGAAACTGGATGCCGTAACGGAAAAGGTGCAGTCCACCAACGAGGAGTTCGAGAATGCGCGCAAAAAGGCCAAGAAAGCCAAGGCGGCATTCGAGCGGGTCAAGAACGAACGCTCCTCTCGCTTTGTGGCCTGCTGTCAGCACATCTCGGATGCCATTGATGGTATCTACAAAAAGCTGGCTCGCAACGAGGCAGCCCAGGCCTACATTGGACCCGATAATCCCGAGGAGCCGTATCTGGATGGTATCAACTACAATTGTGTGGCGCCCGGCAAACGTTTCCAGCCCATGAACAACTTGAGTGGCGGTGAAAAAACCATCGCGGCCCTGGCACTGCTCTTCTCCACCCACAG CTTTCAACCAGCGCCGTTCTTTGTGCTCGACGAGATTGATGCCGCCTTGGACAACACAAACATTGGCAAAGTCGCTTCGTTCATTAGGGATCACACGACCAACCTGCAGACCATTGTCATTTCCTTGAAGGAAGAGTTCTATGGTCATGCTGATGCCCTGGTGGGCATTACACCTGGG GAAGGGGACTGCCTCGTATCAAATGTTTATATAATGGACTTGACCATGTTCGAGGACACGTAA